CCTCCCCGTTAAGAGTTATAACTTCCCCAATACATTTATCGGCAGAATATGCAAAAGCTTTAATAAAATAATAAATTATTCGAATAAAAGTTTTTTGTTCCGCAAAAGCCATTTGCCATGACTTTGCTGCGCCGTTCGGAGGAGGAGGTTGTCTCTGTCTTTCTGAGGGTCTATGGCAATTGCTTTTTCGAGCATTTTGCCAAAGGTATCCCTGTCTTCTTCAGCGTAAGCTATTGCCAGGGCGTAGTTAATATATGTGGCGGGTCGAGGAGTTTTGGCGGTTTCAGTGGCTTTCTGAAAGTAGTATTTTGCCGAATCAAGGCTTCCACCCATGGAGGTTGGCAGGGTGGCGTAATAGGTAATAAGAAAATCTTTCAAGGCGCCATTTCCATAGTTGGGGGAGTGGTCTCGAATCGCAGATAATAGGCGGCGGGCGTTGGGCATGGAAAGGGCAAGGCGCATGTTTCGCGGGTTTTGTCGAAAGGCACCCATCCACGATATGGCAGCCCAGTAAAGGAGGTCAATGTCGGAGGAGTCTACCAAAGCCAGAAGGGAGTCTGCATTAGAAGAGAGACCGCGCATGAATTGAGGGTTTTCCATAGATAGTCCCGTGATGGCATAGGTGCGTCCGCGGAGGTAATGTTTTTTTGCCCGGGTGCGGAGGGCTGCTGCTTTGGCGCTGTCTGTGTAAACAAGGGTATCTGCGGGGAGGTCAAGATAGAGATAGCTGTACGAGGTATATCCTTGGGCAAGGGTAAGGTAGAGGTTTTTGTTTTCTGGTGATAGGGGGATA
The Chitinivibrio alkaliphilus ACht1 DNA segment above includes these coding regions:
- a CDS encoding TRAP transporter TatT component family protein, producing the protein MRTHFTLCTLLLILFSCTRRINTSLVDQVTTQEQNVFQSDDDPAFIESALPFALKMYESLIPLSPENKNLYLTLAQGYTSYSYLYLDLPADTLVYTDSAKAAALRTRAKKHYLRGRTYAITGLSMENPQFMRGLSSNADSLLALVDSSDIDLLYWAAISWMGAFRQNPRNMRLALSMPNARRLLSAIRDHSPNYGNGALKDFLITYYATLPTSMGGSLDSAKYYFQKATETAKTPRPATYINYALAIAYAEEDRDTFGKMLEKAIAIDPQKDRDNLLLRTAQQSHGKWLLRNKKLLFE